The following proteins come from a genomic window of Streptomyces sp. GS7:
- a CDS encoding COG4705 family protein: MEKTELLTDLGVASTTKSVMKKLPEVTLTFWIMKIAATTLGETAGDLFAQTLGLGYFLTTMALFLIFVVTLVVQLRSSSYNPFFYWTVILSTSMAGTTISDFMNRDASAKFLSNGSTSLGWGPQGLGLGYPAGAAILISILLAIFLVWKLSGMTFQIRDIVTFRGEALFWSAILVSNTLGTSMGDFLSDSSGLGYAGGALLVTGALAVLVVLMKMPAVPNVLLFWIAFVLTRPLGATAGDFLTKPVTKGGLDLGTAGSSAVLLAILFGLMAYAHVQEGKTAIPCSTTTPTSQGSA; this comes from the coding sequence TTGGAGAAAACGGAACTCCTCACCGATCTTGGTGTCGCCAGCACGACGAAGTCGGTGATGAAGAAGCTACCCGAGGTCACTCTGACCTTCTGGATCATGAAAATCGCCGCGACGACCCTGGGTGAGACGGCCGGCGACCTGTTCGCCCAGACACTCGGGCTCGGCTACTTCCTCACCACGATGGCCCTGTTTCTGATCTTCGTGGTGACGCTGGTCGTCCAGCTCCGCTCCTCCAGCTACAACCCGTTTTTCTACTGGACCGTGATCCTGTCGACCAGCATGGCCGGCACCACGATCTCCGACTTCATGAACCGCGATGCCAGCGCCAAGTTCCTTTCGAACGGCTCCACTTCGCTCGGGTGGGGTCCGCAGGGTCTTGGCCTTGGCTATCCCGCCGGCGCAGCGATCCTGATCTCGATCCTCCTGGCGATCTTCCTGGTGTGGAAACTGTCCGGGATGACGTTCCAGATCCGGGACATCGTCACCTTCCGCGGCGAGGCCCTGTTCTGGTCGGCGATCCTCGTCTCCAACACCCTCGGCACCTCCATGGGCGACTTCCTGTCCGATAGCTCCGGCCTCGGCTACGCCGGCGGTGCCCTTCTCGTGACCGGCGCGCTCGCGGTCCTCGTCGTACTGATGAAGATGCCCGCCGTTCCGAACGTGCTGCTGTTCTGGATCGCCTTCGTCCTCACCCGCCCGCTCGGCGCCACTGCCGGCGACTTCCTCACCAAGCCCGTCACCAAGGGCGGCTTGGACCTCGGCACTGCCGGTTCATCCGCCGTGCTGCTCGCGATCCTGTTCGGCCTGATGGCCTACGCCCACGTCCAGGAAGGCAAGACCGCCATCCCCTGCTCAACGACGACGCCTACGTCGCAGGGTTCGGCCTGA
- a CDS encoding IS5 family transposase (programmed frameshift), whose translation MSVDLVPDDLWGRVVPLLPPRPPRRRRYPGRLPADDRAALRGVVYVLCKGVSWVDVPAERVGCSGVTAWRRLRDWAKAGVWPRLHEVLLSELRAAGLLDMEDAAVDGSHVRALKGGPRTGLSPVDRARPGSKHHLITDRHGTPLAISLTGGNRHDVTRLMPLLDAIPRMCGVRGRPRHRPGRPFADHGYDYDKYRRLLRARGITPKIARKGTPHGSGPGKTRWAVERTFARLHQFKRPRIRYEIRTDLHLRLLQLACSVICLRRLRTSF comes from the exons GTGTCGGTCGATCTTGTGCCTGATGACCTGTGGGGACGTGTCGTGCCGTTGCTTCCTCCTCGGCCTCCGCGGCGCCGGCGGTATCCGGGCCGGTTGCCGGCGGATGATCGTGCTGCCCTGCGAGGCGTCGTGTACGTGCTGTGCAAGGGCGTGAGCTGGGTGGATGTGCCTGCGGAGAGGGTCGGTTGCAGCGGGGTGACTGCTTGGCGGCGGCTTCGGGACTGGGCCAAGGCTGGTGTCTGGCCTCGTCTGCACGAGGTCCTTCTGTCGGAGTTGCGGGCGGCCGGTCTGCTGGACATGGAGGACGCGGCAGTGGACGGCTCGCACGTCAGGGCTCTCAAAGGGGGGC CTCGCACTGGACTTTCGCCAGTCGACCGCGCGCGTCCGGGCAGCAAGCACCATCTGATCACCGACCGGCACGGAACACCGTTGGCGATCTCACTGACCGGCGGAAACCGTCATGACGTCACCCGGCTGATGCCACTGCTGGACGCGATACCCCGCATGTGCGGAGTCCGGGGTCGTCCGCGTCACCGGCCAGGCCGGCCGTTCGCCGACCACGGCTACGACTACGACAAGTACCGCCGCCTTCTCCGGGCCCGCGGCATCACACCGAAGATCGCCCGCAAAGGCACACCCCACGGCTCCGGCCCGGGCAAGACCCGCTGGGCCGTCGAGCGCACCTTCGCCCGGCTCCACCAGTTCAAACGCCCGCGGATCCGCTACGAGATACGCACCGACCTCCACCTCCGCCTGCTCCAACTCGCCTGCAGCGTCATCTGCTTGAGGAGACTCCGGACCTCATTCTGA
- a CDS encoding TetR/AcrR family transcriptional regulator — MARPRMFDEERALDAAMRAFWANGYEATSTQDLCEATGLGRSSIYNTFSSKHDLFKRALARYIDMMTSAQIAVLEDAERPAVERIRAMFAMVIDGEFEARRDGRSVGCLTVNTTVELARRDGEAAAILERDLVRRLDSWRAVLASGQRDGSITAARDAGELARFVNAVIGGMRISAQGGADRAVLESIAATAVDALTS, encoded by the coding sequence ATGGCCCGACCGCGGATGTTCGACGAGGAGCGGGCCCTGGACGCGGCGATGCGCGCCTTCTGGGCGAACGGCTACGAGGCCACTTCGACCCAGGATCTGTGCGAGGCCACGGGCCTGGGCCGCAGCAGCATCTACAACACGTTCAGCAGCAAGCATGATCTGTTCAAGCGTGCGCTGGCCCGCTATATCGACATGATGACCTCTGCCCAAATCGCTGTCCTGGAGGATGCGGAGCGGCCGGCGGTGGAGCGCATCCGCGCGATGTTCGCCATGGTCATCGACGGTGAGTTCGAGGCGCGGCGCGACGGTCGCAGCGTCGGCTGCCTGACCGTGAATACCACGGTGGAGCTCGCCCGGCGGGATGGGGAGGCGGCCGCCATCTTGGAGCGCGACCTCGTGCGCCGACTCGACTCCTGGCGCGCGGTGCTGGCGAGCGGGCAGCGCGACGGAAGCATCACCGCCGCACGGGACGCGGGTGAACTCGCCCGCTTCGTCAACGCCGTCATCGGCGGCATGCGGATCTCCGCCCAAGGCGGTGCGGACCGCGCCGTGCTGGAGTCCATCGCGGCAACGGCGGTGGACGCGCTGACCTCTTGA